The Coriobacteriia bacterium genome segment ATCGTCTGGCCCTGGCCATCGGATGCGCCCTTGCCGCCCTCGTCCGCCAGCGCCATTCCCGTCGGCATCACACAGGCGCCCGCCAGCGCGAGCGCCGTAAGTCCCGCAGACAGCTTTCTCATCGGCAGATCCCCCAATCTCGTGATCCGTCAGTATCGCCATTGTGACGTGCCGTGCGACCCGGCGCAACAGCCCGGACGTCACAAGGGCCGCCACGACTCCGGCACATGCACGCCCTTCCCGCAAAGAGGCCGCACGCCCTCCCAAGACGCACGATCTCTTGCAGGCACCCCATGCCCAGCGGGTCGCGCCTACCGCTCGCCGCGCTCCTCGAGCTTGTTCACCTCGTGGTCGGGCACGAGCGCGTCGGTCTCGTCGAGCCCCTCGTGGCTCTCGACCTTCTTCTGCGCGTCGGTCGAGCGGATCTCGACGTGGCGGATCTTGCCACTGATCGTGCGCGGCAGCTCGTTCACGTACTCGATGATGCGCGGGAACTTGTAGGGCGCCGTGTTGTGCTTCACCCACGTCTGCAGCGCCTTCGTGAGCTCGTCGGAGCCCTCGAAGCCGTCCATGAGCACGACGGTCGCCTTGACGGCCTGGCCGCGCAGCGGATCGGGCACACCCGTGACGGCGCACTCCTTCACGGCGCCGTGCTCGAGCAGCACACTCTCGATCTCGAACGGGCTGATGCGGTAGCCCGAGCTCTTGATGAGGTCGTCGTTGCGGCCCTCGTACCAGAAGTAGCCTTCCTTGTCGGCCCAGGCCGTATCACCGGTGTGGTACCAGCCGTCGTGCATGGCTGCGGCCGTCTTCTCGGGGTTGCAGTAGTACTCCATCATGATGCCCGGCGCCCCGTGCTCGATGTTGATGCAGATCTCGCCCGTCTCGCCCGGCTCGCACTCCGTGCCGTCCTCGCGCAGGATGTGGGTGTCGAACTGTGGCACGGGCTTGCCCATCGAGCCGATGCGCGGCGTCGAGCCCGTCAGGTTGCCTACGGTCAGCGGCGTCTCCGTCTGGCCGAAGCCCTCGAATATCGTGAGGCCCGTGTGCTCACGCCAGAACGTGAACAGGTCAGGGTTGAGCGGCTCGCCGGCCGTCGTGCAGTACACCAAGCTCGACAGGTCGTACTCGTCGACGTTGGCCGTCGTCATGATGATGCGGTACATCGTGGGCGGGCAGCAGAACGTCGTGACGTGGTAGCGCCCGATGAGCGACAGGATCTCCTTGGCGTTGAAGCGGTCGAAGTCGTACGTGAGCACGGCCGACTCCATGAACCACTGGCCATAAAACTTGCCCCAGACCGCCTTGCCCCAGCCCGTGTCCGAGATCGTGAAGTGCAGGCCGCCATCGGCCACCGTGTTGTGCCAGTGCTTCGCCGTGACGATGTGAGCCGCCGCGTAGTAGCCGTTGTGCAGCACCATCTTGGGCTCGCCCGACGTGCCCGACGAGAAGTACATGAGCATGGGGTCCGTAACCTTGCCGGGAACGCGCTCGAATGCGGCGGAGCTCACGCGTACGTTCGTGTTGAAGTCGACCCAGCCTTTGCGCACGCAGCCCAGGGCGCACACGCCGTCGGGGCCCGAGAGCGCCGCACCGTAGGGCTGGCCCGTGGCGGGGAACTCGAACGAGCCGTCGGGGCGGCGGGGCGTCGTGCCGCCGCCGGCCGCGTTCACGAGGATGCGCGTGTGCACCGAGGGGCACATGTAGACGACGTGGTCGACGATCTCGGCGATGTCGCCGACGTTCGTGCAGATGACGGCCTTGATGCTTGCACCGTTGAGACGGTAGGCCAGATCCTGCTCGCGCAGCATGAACGTCGCGGGCACGAGAACGGCGCCGAGCTTCTGCAGCGCCAGCGCCGTGAACCAGAACTGGTAGTTGCGGCGCAGGATGACGAGGACCATGTCGCCCTTGCCGATGCCCTGGGCGCGCAGGAAGTTCGCCGTCTTGTCCGACCAGTGCTTCATGTCGGCAAACGTGAACGCGTGCTCCTCGCCCTCGGGATTGCACCAAAGCATGGCGAGGCGATCGGGGTCGTTGACGGCAATGTCGTCGACGACGTCGTAGGCGAAGTTGAAGTCGTCGGGGCAGTTCACCTTGAAGTCGGTGAGCAGACCGTTCTCGTCGTAGCGCTCCGTGCAGAAGCGCTCGTTGATGTTGCGCATGGGCAGAAAATCCTCTCCGTAGGGACGCGCCGCGGAAACGACTCGGACAAAAGGACGGTGCGTGTCAACAGTCTCTCGATCAGCCTACGCCTCATGTGGGTGATACGCGGGGCAGGCGGGCGAAGCGCACTCCATCGGCAGATTTGGCGACGAGGGCGCAGGCGAGTACCAGCCCGCGGCTCGGCCGCACGCGCCGGGGTGCGCAGGAGCCGATCTCCGCCAGGGTCCGCGGCGCGCGCCAGGATGCCAGACGCACGCCCTGGGACACATGGGGACCAGGCGGCTGCGTACGCGGGAGCACGCCCGGGCCCGTTCGATCTGCCGATGCAGGCCCGCCGGCGGTTCCGCGGGACGAGAGGGCACTCCGGCAGTGGCGCCGCTGCAATCCGGCGCTACGCGGCATGGCCCGCGACCTCAAGCGTCGCGCCGGTTCGGGCATCGGCCTCGGGAGTGCCGGCTTCTGCCGAGGAGACAGGGCGGGCCGCCGGAGCGACGCGGGCGTACGTGTTGAAGTCGAGCCAGCCGGGACGCACGCAGCCCAGGGCGCACACGCCAAACGGACCCGAGAGAGCGGCGCCGTGGGGCAGGCCGTCGGCATCCCAGGCAGGCGGAACGCAAGTCTCATCCTGCTCGGCGGGATCGGCGAAAAGGGAGGGTGCCCCATCCGCGTTGACGATCAGGCGAGCCCCGACAGTCGGGCACAGGTACACGACATGGTCGAGCACGTCAGCCACCGTACCGCGGTTCGTGGCCACGACGGCGCGCGCCCCACAGGCTGCGAGCACACGGGCAGCCTGGGCCTCATCCACGTCGACCGACAGCTCCACGGACGTCGCGCTGAGCTTTGCCAGAGCGAGCTCGGCGAACCAGCGCTGGTAGGCATTGCCAAGCGCCAGAACGACCGCGTCGCCCGTGCCAACGCCCTGGGCAGCGAGCAGATGCACCACCTTGTCCGACCAGCGCTCGAGCTCGGCCGCGGCAAAGGCGTGCTCCTCGCCCAGGCCACCATGCCAGCGCAGCACGACGCACGAGGGGTCGGCCTGTGCGAGCAGCGCCAGCTCATCCGGGTTGCTCGCCGCCGCGACAGCGCACACGCCCTCGTGAGACATGACGGTCTGGGCGGCGACGTTCGAGTTCGTAGTGGTATTCATGGGATACGCTCCTCATCATCAGCTTGAAATCGCGAGCGAGCTCCATGGGGCGTCTGTGACACGCATGGGCCCGTAGTCGGAAATGCGCATATCCGCGACCCGGGCATGGGGGCCGACAGGAATGCGCGAAGGGCCCGCCGTAGCTGCGATATGAGCAGCCAGCGGAACCCTTCCTATAGGCGCGAAACGCTCAGCGGGAAACCCGCTGGCTCGCGATATCCCCGAGGCGGCAGCCTATGTGCCTATGCCTCGGGGCAGCTAATGATGATGCTGGAGATAATGTCGGAGGCGTTCACGGACGGAAGGCTAATGCAGCTCGCCACTCCAAAGAAGTCGACGTGCATAATGGCTGCCTCCCTTTCGTTGCTCCGTGGCCTGCGGCCTGATGCCGCGACCGATTTGAAGCGGAGTCTAGCGCGACGCTTCCCTCCGTGCAAGTGCCATACCGGCAACGCACGAGTATCTGGCAAAAAACGCGCGTGGTGCGGCGTGGGCGCGAACGTCGTGGCAAGAATGCGCACTAGTGCGATGCTACAAAAAGCGGGCTGCGGCAAAAGCCCAGGAAGCCTTTGCCACAGCCCGCCCATCCCGCCCAATTGGCACCACACTCGAGCGCGTTCTTGCCACGACAGCGCCGGCCGTGCCGCACTAGGACGCGTTCTTGCCACTGCACCGCAAGAATTACCGCACTCAACGCGATTCTTGCCGACACACTGCGGGCTGCACCGTGTTGCGAGTTCTCGCCCGCACGCCCCGAGCCACGCAGTCGTCGGCGCGCTTCCGCCCGCACGCTCCAGGCCGCACGGCACGGCCGCCAAACTGCGCCGCGCGGCCTTACGCCTCCCGGTTCTCCACGCCGCGCTCGGCATCGGTCGAGCGGATCTCGACGCGGCGGATCTTGCCCGAGAACGTCTTGGGCAGCTCGCTCACGTACTCGACGATGCGCGGGTACTTGTACGGCGCCGTCTTGCGCTTCACCCACGTCTGCAGCTCACGCGTCAGCTCTTCAGTGCCCTCGAATCCGTCCATGAGCACGATCGTCGCCTTGACGGCCTTGCCGCGCAGCGGGTCGGGCACGCCGGTAACGGCGCACTCGCGCACGGCCTCGTGCTCGAGCAGCACGCTCTCGATCTCGAACGGCCCGATGCGGTAGCCCGAGCTCTTGATGACGTCGTCGTCGCGACCCTCGTAGAAGAAGAAGCCGTCCTCGTCGACCCAGGCGACGTCGCCCGTGTGGAACCAGCCGCCGCGGAACAGCTTCTCCGTCTTGGCCGGTTCCTTGTAGTACTCGCGCACGATGCCCATGGGCCTCGGGTTGCACTCGATGCAGATCTCGCCGGGCTCGCCGGGGTTGCAGCGGCTGCCGTCCGGGCGCTGGATCTCGATGTTCGCAAACGGCACCGGCTTGCCCATCGAGCCGGGCTTGGGCGTCGAGCCCAGCAGGTTCGCAACGATGACCGGCGTCTCCGTCTGTCCGAAGCCCTCGTAGATGGCCTTGCCGGTGTGCTCGACCCAGAACTGGAACATGTCGGGGTTCAGCGCCTCGCCGGCCGTCGTAAAGCGGTCGACGCTCGACAGGTCGTACGAGTCGAAGTCGGGGTCGAGCGACAGCATGCGGTACATCGTCGGCGGGCAGCAGAACGTCGTGATGTGGTAGCGCGCCACGAGCGACAAGATCTCGTTGGCGTGGAAGCGGTCGAAGTCGTAGACGAGCTGGCAGCCCTCCATGAGCCACTGGCCGTAGAACTTGCCCCACGCCGTCTTGGCCCAGCCGGTGTCGGCGATCGTGAAGTGCACGCCATCCGCCTCGACGCCGTGCCAGTACTTGGCCGTCGTGATGTGGCCGAGCGGGTAGTCGCACGAGTGCAGCGCCATCTTGGGGTTGCCGCTCGTGCCGCTCGTGAAATACATGAGCATCGGGTCGTCGGCATGCGTGGCAACGCGTTCGAGCTCGGCAGAGGCCGCGCGCACCCCGGAGTTGAAGTCGAGCCAGCCCGGGCGACGGCACCACGCGGCGAACAGGCCCGCCGTGCCGGAGAGCGCCGGGCCGAACTGGGCGGCGTCGCGCTCCGTCGCCTGCGCGCCAGCGCCGTCGAGATCGGGCTGCGCGCCGTTGACGAGGAAGCGCTTGATGTGCTGGAAGCGCGGGCCCTCGGGCGTGCCCGGCTCGCCGGGGCGCGCGGCATCGGCAGCGAAGACGTTGTCGATGATCTGGGCGATGTCGCCGACCGTCGTCGTGATGATCGCCTTGGCCTCGCAGGCATCGAGGCGATACTCGACGTCGTGCTCCTTGAGCATGAACGTCGCGGGCACGAGCACGGCGCCGAGCTTGTTGAGCGCCAGCGCGCTCATCCAGAACTGGTAGTGGCGGCGCAGGATGACGAGCACCTTGTCGCCCTGGCCGATGCCATGCTCGCGCAGGTAGTTCGCTATGCGATTCGACCAGCTCGCCAGCTCCGAGAAGCGGATGGCGTGCTCCTCGCCCTCGGGGTTGCACCACTGCTGGGCAAGCTTCTCGGGCTCACCGGCACCGATGGCGTCGATGACGTCGTAGGCATAGTTGAAGTCGTCGGGGCGATGGGCGCGAAACGACGTCACGCGGCCCTCGTAGTCAAACGTCTCGGTGCAGTATCGCTGGTGGATGTTCAGCATGGAAGGTAGCCTCGCTTCATACGATGGGGAGGGACGTGGGGAGGTTGTTTACCGGCGCAGTCGGACGCCCTGGGGAAGGCGCCCGGCCACGCCTAGGCAAGCTGGTCGCCCGGCTCCTTGATGATGATGGCGAGGAACGTGCAGTCCTGACCGCCCGTGGCGATCATGCCGTGCCCGCGCGACGAGTCGTGGATGACGAAGTCGCCCTCGTTGAGGACCTCCTCGTGGTCCTCGTAGACGAAGCGCAGCGAGCCCTTGATGATGAAGTCGAGCTCCTGGCCCGCATGAAACGAGTGGTGGATCGGCTGACGCTGGGCTGCCTCGTCGTAGGGAGCCGTCACGAGCAGCGGCTCGCACAGGCGATCCTTGAAGTAGGGCGCGAGGTGCAGGTAGTTGAGCGTGGAGCGGCGGCGGATCGTCACGCCGTCACCTGCGCGCATGATGGCGTAGCGGGCCAGACGGGGGCTCTCGCCGGTGAGCAACTCAACCATATCGACGCCGAGGCGCTCGGCGCACTTCGAGAGGAACGAGAACGACGGATCCTGCTCGCCACTCTCCTGCGCGACGTACTCGGCAAGCGAGCGCTCGGTTACCTGAGCCATCTCCTCTTGCGTGATGCCCAGATCCTCGCGCAGCGCGCGGATGCGCCCGGCGACCTCCTTGACGTCAGGGTTCATGGGGTTCCTCCCTCTCTGCGGGCTCTGTGGGGGCGGGCGAACGTGAGCAGCCCTCCTATGACGTATTCGGAAAAGCATAGCGCAAACGTTGCATCCCGGTAGGGCCTGCACCATCCCCGCGCAATCTGTGCATCCGCGGCCGCGTCGAGCCCCCGCGTGCTACGAATCGCCGGGCGTCGTCCTGCAGGCGGCCGCCATCGCGGAGGTCGCGTTGAGCCCCCGCGTGCTAAGAATCGCCAGTTGGGCGACGCCTCGGGACAGGTGCTGCTAGAAATTGCCAGTCTGGCGACCCTTGTCAGCCCCCGAGCGCCCAAGAAGGGGCCCAAACGGGTAGTCCGGCACCCCCACGTGGTCACTTTTCGCCCTTATGCGAGGATCCACCAACAAGGACAATCACCCAACTGGCGTTTTTTAGCAAGGGTCGGCGCGAAACGTCTCCCAACCGCAATTTCCTAGCGCGGAGAGCCGTTACGATAGCTTTGTCCGAAACGCACGCCCAACAACCAGCAGAGGAGGCCCTATGGAGCAACCCGGAGACGCGGCCTCGAGCCTCGTAGACAGCCCGTTGGCGAGCCCGGGGATCACGGTGCTCGTGGGTCACGCCGGCGTCGGAAAGACAAACCTGGCGCTCAACCTGGCATTGGCGCAGGCCAGAGCAGGGATGCCGGTCACGCTGGCTGATCTCGACCTCGTGAACCCGTACTTCCGCAGCAGCGACTACATCGACGCTCTCGAGACGGCGGGCGTGAAGCTCGTCGCGCCGCTGTTCGCGCGGACGTCGCTTGACACGCCGAGCATGGGCGGCGAGCTTGACGGCGCCATCGCAAGCGCGCAGCTCGGGGACAGCGCGGCCTCGCGGCTCGTCATCGACGTGGGCGGCGACGATCTGGGCGCGACGGCGCTGGGCCGCTACGCCCGTGCGCTCGATGCCGCCGGCGCGCGGCTCCTCTACGTCGTCAACGCCTTCCGCGCGCTCACTGCCACGCCGCAGGAGGCCGTCGAGGTGCTGCGCGCCATCGAGGGCAACGCCCGCCTGCAAGCCTGCGGCGTCGTGAACTGCTCGAACCTCGCCGACCAGACGAGCGTCGCTGACGTCGAGCGGGGCCGCTCCTTCGCCCGCGACGTCGCGGCCCTCGCCGGCCTGCCGCTCGTCGCAACCGTCGTTCCCACCGGCCTCGCAGACACCTACGCGGCCGGCGCCACCGACGTCGAGCCTCTTCACGAGCCGCTCATCTTTGTGGAGAGATTCGTCCGACCGCCGTGGGAATAGGGCGATTCTCCGTCCCGCGCCACGCAGGGCGCCCCTGCGCCACTAGACTAAAGCGAACCTTTTTGGAGAGAGGGAGGTTCCATGCCACGCATCGTCGTAGACGACCACTACTGCAAGGGCTGTGGCCTGTGCGTTAACGCATGTCCCCAGCACATCGTCGCGCTCGACCCCGACCGCTTGACCGCCAAGGGCTACCATCCCGCCACGCTGACCGACCCCGCACGCTGCACGGGCTGCTCGTCGTGCTTCCTGGTGTGCCCCGACGTTGCCATTACGGTGGTGAGGTAGATGGCCGATTCCGCAAACGCCCAGAGCGCCGCGCCCATGATCAACACGTGCTCCGCTGGCACCGGCGTCTCGCCTGTGCCCGAGCAGACCCCGAAGAAAGTCCTCATGAAGGGCAACGAGGTCCTCGCCGAGAGCGCCATCCGCGCCGGCTGCCGCTTCTTCTTCGGCTACCCCATCACGCCGCAGACCGAGCTTGCCGCCTACATGAGTAAGCGCATGCCCAAGATCGGCGGCACGTACCTGCAGGCTGAGAGCGAGATCTCGGCCATCAACATGGTGTACGGCGCCGCGTCCGCCGGCGCGCGCGCCATGACGTCGAGCTCGAGCCCGGGCGTCTCGCTCAAGGGCGAGGGCGTCAGCTACATGGCCGGAGCCAACCTGCCGGGCGTCATCATCAACGTGCAGCGCGGCGGCCCCGGCCTCGGCGGCATCCAGCCGTCGCAGTCCGACTACTGGCAGGCCACGCGCGCCATGGGCCACGGCGACTTCTTCATGCCCGTTTTCGCGCCGAGCACGGTGCAGGAGATGGCCGACCTCGTCTACCACGCGTTCGACGTGGCCGACGAGTACCGCACGCCCGTCATGATCCTGGCCGATGGCATGCTCGGCCAGATGATGGAGCCCGTCGTGCTGCCGCCGCAGCGCTCGCTTGACGAGCTGCCCGCCAAGCCGTGGGCCACGACCGGCACGCACGGCGAGCGCGCCCACAACGTCGTGAACTCGCTCTACCTCACGCCCGACGAGCTCGAGCGCACAAACGTTGAACGCTTCGCCCGCTACGAGAAGATCAAGGCTGCCGAGCGCCGCTCCGAGTCGTACCTCGTCGAGGACGCCGACGTCGTCGTCGTGGCGTTCGGCGCCAGCGCCCGCATCGCCCGCAGCGCCGTCGTGAGCGCCCGCGCCAAGGGCATCCGCGCCGGTCTCGTGCGGCCCATCACGCTGTGGCCGTTCCCGGTAGACGCCATCGAGAACGCGCTGGGCTGCGGCGCCAAGGCGTTCCTGTCCGTCGAGATGAACATGGGGCAGATGGTCGACGACGTGCGCCTCGCCGTGAGCGGCCGGGCACCGGTGAGCTTCTTCGGGCGCACGGGTGGCATCATTCCGACGCCGGCCGAAGTGCTCGCCCACATCGAGCAGGCCGCTCGTGAAGTCGGGGCACCCTGTGGGACCGCCTCGGATGCCTCGTGCGAGAAGGGAGGCGACCGCTAATGGCGAAGGCTGAGAAGACGCTCTCCCCCGAGCAGGCCGCCCTTGTGAACCTGCAGGACGGCGAGCGCGTGCTGCAGTGCCGCCCGCAGGGGCTGCTCCCCGTGCAGAACAGCTACTGCCCGGGTTGCCCGCACGGCATCGTGAACCGTCTCGTCGCCGAGGTGCTCGACGAGCTCGGCGTCACGGGAACGACCGTCGGCGTTGCCCCCGTCGGCTGCGCCGTCACAAGCTACGACTTCTTCTCGTGCGACATGATCGAGGCCGCTCACGGTCGTGCGCCTGCGGTGGCGACCGCCGTCAAGCGCGTCCATCCCGAAAACGTCGTCTTTGCCTACCAAGGTGACGGCGACCTGGCCTCCATCGGCATGGCCGAGACCGTGCACGCGGCGACGCGCGGCGAGAAGATTACCGTCATCTTCATCAACAACGCCATCTACGGTATGACCGGCGGTCAGATGGCCCCGACGAGCCTGCCGCACCAGGTGACGCAGACGTCGCCGTACGGCCGCGACACCTCGACCGCCGGCTATCCCATCCGCGTCTGCGAGCTGCTCTCGACGCTCGACGGCGTGGCGCTGGCGCAGCGCGTCACCGTGGACTCGCCGCGCAACATCCTGGCGGCCAAGCGCGCCATCAAGAAAGCGTTCCAGTACCAGATCGACGGCGTGGGCTACTCCATCATCGAGGTCGTGTCGACGTGCCCGACGAACTGGGGCATGACGCCGCAGGACGCC includes the following:
- a CDS encoding cupin domain-containing protein, which codes for MNPDVKEVAGRIRALREDLGITQEEMAQVTERSLAEYVAQESGEQDPSFSFLSKCAERLGVDMVELLTGESPRLARYAIMRAGDGVTIRRRSTLNYLHLAPYFKDRLCEPLLVTAPYDEAAQRQPIHHSFHAGQELDFIIKGSLRFVYEDHEEVLNEGDFVIHDSSRGHGMIATGGQDCTFLAIIIKEPGDQLA
- a CDS encoding AMP-binding protein, which translates into the protein MNTTTNSNVAAQTVMSHEGVCAVAAASNPDELALLAQADPSCVVLRWHGGLGEEHAFAAAELERWSDKVVHLLAAQGVGTGDAVVLALGNAYQRWFAELALAKLSATSVELSVDVDEAQAARVLAACGARAVVATNRGTVADVLDHVVYLCPTVGARLIVNADGAPSLFADPAEQDETCVPPAWDADGLPHGAALSGPFGVCALGCVRPGWLDFNTYARVAPAARPVSSAEAGTPEADARTGATLEVAGHAA
- a CDS encoding AMP-binding protein, whose amino-acid sequence is MRNINERFCTERYDENGLLTDFKVNCPDDFNFAYDVVDDIAVNDPDRLAMLWCNPEGEEHAFTFADMKHWSDKTANFLRAQGIGKGDMVLVILRRNYQFWFTALALQKLGAVLVPATFMLREQDLAYRLNGASIKAVICTNVGDIAEIVDHVVYMCPSVHTRILVNAAGGGTTPRRPDGSFEFPATGQPYGAALSGPDGVCALGCVRKGWVDFNTNVRVSSAAFERVPGKVTDPMLMYFSSGTSGEPKMVLHNGYYAAAHIVTAKHWHNTVADGGLHFTISDTGWGKAVWGKFYGQWFMESAVLTYDFDRFNAKEILSLIGRYHVTTFCCPPTMYRIIMTTANVDEYDLSSLVYCTTAGEPLNPDLFTFWREHTGLTIFEGFGQTETPLTVGNLTGSTPRIGSMGKPVPQFDTHILREDGTECEPGETGEICINIEHGAPGIMMEYYCNPEKTAAAMHDGWYHTGDTAWADKEGYFWYEGRNDDLIKSSGYRISPFEIESVLLEHGAVKECAVTGVPDPLRGQAVKATVVLMDGFEGSDELTKALQTWVKHNTAPYKFPRIIEYVNELPRTISGKIRHVEIRSTDAQKKVESHEGLDETDALVPDHEVNKLEERGER
- the vorB gene encoding 3-methyl-2-oxobutanoate dehydrogenase subunit VorB, which translates into the protein MKGNEVLAESAIRAGCRFFFGYPITPQTELAAYMSKRMPKIGGTYLQAESEISAINMVYGAASAGARAMTSSSSPGVSLKGEGVSYMAGANLPGVIINVQRGGPGLGGIQPSQSDYWQATRAMGHGDFFMPVFAPSTVQEMADLVYHAFDVADEYRTPVMILADGMLGQMMEPVVLPPQRSLDELPAKPWATTGTHGERAHNVVNSLYLTPDELERTNVERFARYEKIKAAERRSESYLVEDADVVVVAFGASARIARSAVVSARAKGIRAGLVRPITLWPFPVDAIENALGCGAKAFLSVEMNMGQMVDDVRLAVSGRAPVSFFGRTGGIIPTPAEVLAHIEQAAREVGAPCGTASDASCEKGGDR
- a CDS encoding ParA family protein, with the protein product MEQPGDAASSLVDSPLASPGITVLVGHAGVGKTNLALNLALAQARAGMPVTLADLDLVNPYFRSSDYIDALETAGVKLVAPLFARTSLDTPSMGGELDGAIASAQLGDSAASRLVIDVGGDDLGATALGRYARALDAAGARLLYVVNAFRALTATPQEAVEVLRAIEGNARLQACGVVNCSNLADQTSVADVERGRSFARDVAALAGLPLVATVVPTGLADTYAAGATDVEPLHEPLIFVERFVRPPWE
- a CDS encoding AMP-binding protein; amino-acid sequence: MLNIHQRYCTETFDYEGRVTSFRAHRPDDFNYAYDVIDAIGAGEPEKLAQQWCNPEGEEHAIRFSELASWSNRIANYLREHGIGQGDKVLVILRRHYQFWMSALALNKLGAVLVPATFMLKEHDVEYRLDACEAKAIITTTVGDIAQIIDNVFAADAARPGEPGTPEGPRFQHIKRFLVNGAQPDLDGAGAQATERDAAQFGPALSGTAGLFAAWCRRPGWLDFNSGVRAASAELERVATHADDPMLMYFTSGTSGNPKMALHSCDYPLGHITTAKYWHGVEADGVHFTIADTGWAKTAWGKFYGQWLMEGCQLVYDFDRFHANEILSLVARYHITTFCCPPTMYRMLSLDPDFDSYDLSSVDRFTTAGEALNPDMFQFWVEHTGKAIYEGFGQTETPVIVANLLGSTPKPGSMGKPVPFANIEIQRPDGSRCNPGEPGEICIECNPRPMGIVREYYKEPAKTEKLFRGGWFHTGDVAWVDEDGFFFYEGRDDDVIKSSGYRIGPFEIESVLLEHEAVRECAVTGVPDPLRGKAVKATIVLMDGFEGTEELTRELQTWVKRKTAPYKYPRIVEYVSELPKTFSGKIRRVEIRSTDAERGVENREA
- a CDS encoding 2-oxoglutarate oxidoreductase, with protein sequence MQDGERVLQCRPQGLLPVQNSYCPGCPHGIVNRLVAEVLDELGVTGTTVGVAPVGCAVTSYDFFSCDMIEAAHGRAPAVATAVKRVHPENVVFAYQGDGDLASIGMAETVHAATRGEKITVIFINNAIYGMTGGQMAPTSLPHQVTQTSPYGRDTSTAGYPIRVCELLSTLDGVALAQRVTVDSPRNILAAKRAIKKAFQYQIDGVGYSIIEVVSTCPTNWGMTPQDAFAWMRENMLPYYPLGVYKDVQAAGFRSIVDAALARAQACPIANPEGLAYDAASGATIAAQPEIPAGASGTGAVVMTPEGAPRQIAPATGNAAPAERSN
- a CDS encoding 4Fe-4S binding protein, whose amino-acid sequence is MPRIVVDDHYCKGCGLCVNACPQHIVALDPDRLTAKGYHPATLTDPARCTGCSSCFLVCPDVAITVVR